Within Gemmobacter sp. 24YEA27, the genomic segment CAGCGTGGGCTTCGCCATCGAGGATTTCAGCGCCGTCCGCTATATCCGCGACAGGATCCGGGATACTGACTTTAAAGAGGATCTGGACCTGCTGGCCGATCCTGATGACACCCGGGATCTTTACGGCATGATGGGGCGTATCGCCGGGACCGCTGCGCAGGGTGCCGCAAAATGAAGGCGATCCGCACCTCCGTCCAGGCGCCTTCCGATGTGGTGATGATCCGGCCGCATCGTTTCACGGTGAATACAGAAACCGCCTCGGACAATGTGTTCCAGAAGATGGAAGAGGCGGCGACCGGTCTCTCCGGTCTGGCGCATCAGGAAATCACCCGCGCGGTCGGGACCCTGCGGGGCCATGGCATCCGGGTGCATCTCTTCGAGGATGAGGGCCAGGACACCCCGGATTCCGTCTTTCCGAATAACTGGTTCTCGACCCATGCCGGCGGCCATGTGGCGATCTACCCGATGAAGGCGCCCAGCCGCCGGCGTGAGCGCAGGGCCGATATCATCGAAATGCTGAAAGCCGAATACCGTGTGCAGGACGTGATCGACTATTCCGGGCTGGAACCTGACGGGCTGTTTCTGGAAGGCACCGGCGCTATGGTTCTCGACCATAGCGACCGGGTGGCCTATGCCGTCCAGTCCGAGCGCACCAATCCCATCGCTCTGGAACGGTTCTGCACGCATTTCAACTTTGAACCGATGGTGTTCGGCGCGGCGGACCGGCATGGCGTGGCGATCTACCACACCAATGTGCTGATGTGCATCGCAACCGATTACGCGCTTGTCGGCCTGTCTCTCATCACCGATGCCGCGCGGCGCGACGAGATTGCGAACCGTCTGCGCGATACCGGACGCGAGGTGATCGACATCAGCGAAGAGCAGATTGCCCGTTTTGCAGGCAATGCGCTTGAGTTGAGCGGAGAATCCGGGCGAATCCTCGTGATGTCCACCACCGCCGCGCGAGCCTCTCGCAGAGGCAGATCGATCTGATCGAAACCTCGACCCCGATTGTCGCGCTGGATATTCCGACCATTGAACGGGCCGGGGGATCGGTGCGCTGCACGATCGCGGGGCTTCATCTTACCCGCCGAACCAGGTAGGTCACAACCGAACCTGCCCGGCGGCACTATGGCCGCCGGGCAGAAACTGCACCCCCGCTGCGGGACTTCCTTTCGGCCTTATCCCGGCCCATCTTCAGGTGACTTCCATGACCACGACCCCCGTTTACCGTTTCAACTCGGTCATTCTGCGCGCGCCGTCGCGCTCGATTGTGAATGGCCTGCGGGCGGTGGATACCGGCAACCCGACCTATGAGGGCGTGAAGGCGGAACATGAGGCCTATATTGCGGCGCTGACCGATGCCGGCTGCGAAGTCACGCTTCTGCCGGCGCTGGAGGAATTCCCGGATTCCGTTTTCGTCGAAGACCCCGCGCTGGTGTTTTCCGAAGGCGCGGTGATCCTGCGCCCTGGCGCCGAGACCCGGATGCGCGAAACGCAGCATATCGCGCCGGTCCTGCGCGAGAAATTCGCGACCGTGCTGGAACTGGCCGAGGGTGGCTATGCCGATGGCGGCGATATCCTGACCACACCGGACCAGGTGATGATCGGCCTCTCGGCCAGGACCGACCGCAAGGGGCCGAGGCGCTGCAGGATTGTCTGACGCAGCTTGGTCTCAAATCCTCCATCGTCGCCACGCCCGAAGGCGTGCTGCATTTCAAGACCGACTGCTCGCTCGTTGGCGATGACCTGGTGCTTTCGACCGGCCGGCTGGCGGCCTCGGGGGTCTTTGCGGGACTGCGCACCCTGATCGTGCCCGAGGGCGAAGAAGCCGCCGCCAATGCGCTGCGTGTCAATGACGTGGTGCTGGTGGGCAAGACCTTCCCGCGCACCATCGACCTGCTGACCGCCGAGGGTCTGACTGTCGTCGCCATCGACACGACCCAGATCGGCAAAGTGGATGCGGGGCTGTCCTGCATGTCTCTGCGCTGGTTTGATCCCAAAAAATAATTAAAAGACAAACCACCCCCAACTCCTGACAGGGAAAGACGATGAAAAAGACCCTCCTCTCCATGGCAGTCCTCGCGGCGGTTTCGACCGCCGCCCATGCCGAACCGCTGCGCCTTGGCGTCAGCCCCGAGCCCTATATGCCGATGACCTCGTTCGATTCCTCGGGCACCTGGGTCGGCATCGAGGCCGAGCTGACCAATCTGCTTTGCGCCGATATCCCGGAAGGCTGCGAAATCCGCCAGATGACCTGGGAAGCGCTGATCCCCGCCCTTCAGGAGAAAAAGTTCGACTTCATCGTCGGTGCCTTCTCGGTCACCGACAAGCGTCGTGAAGTTGTCGATTTCAGCACGCCCTATGTCTACGCCCAGACCGATGTCATCGGCGCCAAAGCAGACAGCCGCCCGCTTGCGCTGGTCAAGGATCCGAATGGCGAGGGCGAGGTGCTGTCGGCGGAAGGTCTTGATGGCGTCATCTTCGGCGTTCAGGCCGCAACGATTCAGGCGAATTACATCGCGGCTTACCTGCCCGACAACGGCACCCAGAACTACAATAATGCCGATAATGCGATCTCGGATCTCATGGCGGGCCGCGTCGATTACATCGTTGTGGACAGCGATTACGGCAAAGACTTCCTGACCTCTGCCGATGGCGCGGACTATGAGACCAAGATGCGCCTGCCCAATAATATTGTCCTTGGCGAAGGCGTGGCCTATGCCGTGCGCAAGGGCGATGCCGAGACCCTCGACAAGGTGAATACCGCGCTTGAAAAACTCCTCGAGGCCGGCACCGCGAAAGAGATCCTGACCAAATGGGGTCGTGAGTAAGCCAATCTTACGGGGCAGGGCCGGACGGCGCTGCCCCATTTTTCTGCAAAGGCGAATACAGGTCGATGGACTCAAAATGGGAATTGCTCGGCTGGGGTGATGCCGGCTGGGGCGACCAGCTTCTGCATGGCTTCATGATGACGATCGTCGTATCGGTGATTGCCTATGCGCTGTCGCTTACGATCGGACTTCTGGCGGCGCTGAGCAAACTCTCCGCGAGCCGCATTCTGCGCGGCATTGCCAATACTTATACGACAATTGTGCGCTCTCTGCCCGAGCTTCTGGTCATCCTGATCGTCTATTTCTCGCTGGTCGGCGGGGCGGAAAAGCTGCTGAAGAGCCTGGGGCTGGTCAGCGACAGGTTTGAATTCAGCGGGTTCTGGGCTGCGGTCGTCGCACTGGCCTTCGTCAATGGCGCCTTCATGACCGAGGTGATGCGCGCCGGCATCCTCGCGGTGCCAAAGGGCCAGACCGAGGCGGCCGAGGCCATCGGCATGCCGCGCGCGCTGCTGTTTCGCCGCATCGTGCTGCCGCAGATGCTGCGCCATTCGGTGCCGGGCCTGGGCAATCTCTGGCTTGCCATCACCAAGGAAAGCGCGGTCGTGGCCGTGCTTGGCACCTTCAACGAGCTGCTCTTTACCGCTTATCGCGCCGCCGGGGTGACCAAGGAATACGGGCTCTTCTACAGCGTGGTCGCCGCTGCCTTCCTCCTCATCTCGCTGGTTTCCATGGCGATCATCCATCGCATCGAAAAGCGCGTGGGAAGGGGCTTCTGATGATCAGCGATATTCTTCAGTTTCTGCCGCCCCTGATAAAGGCGCTGCCGCTTACGCTGATGCTGACGGCGGTTGCGGGCACGCTCGGGCTGTTTTTCGGCATCATCCTGGCACTTGCCCGGATTTCGGGCTACCGGATCCTTGTCTGGCCCTCGTTCACGCTGGGCCTCGTGATGCGGGGGACGCCGCTTCTGGTGCAGCTTTATCTGGTCTATTATGGCCTTGGAGAGCTGCTGCCCGGAACCTGGGTGCGGCATTCCTGGCTCTGGCCCTATCTGCGCAATGCGATCTGGTACGCGATCCTTGTGCTGACCATCAGCCAGGCCTGCTATAATGCCGAAGTGTTGCGTGGCGCCATCCTTGCGGTGCCGAAGGGCCAGATCGAGGCCGCTCGTGCCGTCGGCATGAGCCCGGGGCGCATCTTCCGCCGCATCACCCTGCCGCAGGCTTTCCATGCGGCGTTGCCGGTTCTGGCCAGCGATGTGATCATCCTCCTGAAGGCGACCTCTCTCGCCTCGACCGTCACGATCATGGAAGTGCTGGGCACTGCCCGCGCCCTTCAGCGCGAGACCATGATGATCCTCGAGCCGCTGATCGCAGCTGCGATCATCTATTTCGTCGTCGTTCTCATCCTCACGCAGCTCACCTCGCTGCTTGAGCGCAAAGCAACCAGCTATCGTGCCCGATGACCGGGCAATGGGCCAAACCGCGTCGGGCGGAAAGGATTGAAAAAGATGGCCAATGATATTGCGCTTGCGGTCAGGGATATCCGCAAGAAATTCGGCCCGCTCGAGGTCCTCAAAGGCATCAGCCTCGAGGCAAGGCGCGGGGATGTCATCTCGCTGATCGGGCAAAGCGGGTCAGGGAAAAGCACGCTTTTGCGCTGTATCAATTATCTCGAGACCCCGGACAGCGGTGAAATCATCGTCGGCAATGAGGTGATCCGTGCCCGGCCCGTCAAGGGCAGGATGCCGCGCGCCGACCGCAGGCAGCTGGAACTGGTTCGCCAGCGCCTTGGCATGGTGTTCCAGAACTTCAATCTCTGGGCGCATATGACGGTGCTGGAAAACATCATCGAAGGGCCGCGCCACCTGCTGGGCCTCACGCGCGACCAGGCCGTGGCCGAGGCGGAGCTGCTGCTGGAGAAGGTCGGCATCCGTGAAAAGAGAGACAGCTACCCTTCGCGCCTCTCTGGCGGCCAGCAGCAGCGCGTGGCTATTGCGCGCGCGCTGGCGATGAACCCCGAGGTCATGCTCTTTGACGAACCGACCTCGGCGCTTGATCCCGAACTGGTGCAGGAGGTGCTGCAGGTCATCAAAGGGCTTGCCGCCGAGGGCCGCACCATGATCCTCGTCACCCATGAAATGGCACTGGCGCGGGACATCTCCTCCGAGGTGGTCTTCCTGCATCAGGGCCTGGTCGAAGAGCGCGGCGCGCCCTCCGACATGATGAGCAATCCGAAATCGGACCGGCTGCGTCAGTTCCTGCGCATGGTCGCGTGAGCCGAGCGAAGGCGCGCCCGGCCTGAGCCTGATCTGGTGCTCGCCCCCTGGTGGGGTGAGCCGGTTAGTGCATTCGCACGAATGGCTCGGCTTTGTTGAGACCTCGCCTGGTCAGAGCCCCGGACGGGCGGCGCAGATCATCCCGAATTTCGCGGGCGCGCGCTGCCGAGCCGGATCTTTGCCGAGAGGCCTGTCCTGCCGACAAGCTGGACTCCGCATTCCTGTCCGGGCTGTTTCGGGACATCGTCCACAAAGGTCGATGAGGGGCGCGGCAACGGCGCCCCACTTGCGCATCGCTATCCCGGTCGAAGAAGCGCGCAACGATTGCCGTCAGAAAATCCGGCAGTGTTTCAAAGGCATAGGGGGCGTGCACCCGTTCCAGCCGTTGGTGATATTCGCGGCCCCAGGGACCGATATTGACCACCGGAAAGCGCAGCGCATTATCCGGCACATGGTCGATATAGCGCCGCGCGGGCGTGTTTTCCGCGACGATCCTTGCGTCTTCCGGTGCTGGGACATTGCCCAGAAAGCTCATGTCCGAGATGCCGACAAAGGTGTCACGCCAGCAGATCTCTACCCCGGTCGCAGCAAAGATCTCCTGCCTTGCGGTTTCGATCGCGCTTATCAGCGCCGCGTCATCAGTGCGGTCGGGATCGAGATGGCTGTGCGGGTAATGCAGACTGCCAAAGCCCAGCACAATCGCGGGCCCGTTCAGCCCTGCACGCGCCACCAGCCGCGTGCAAAGCGCCCGGCTGAGCGCCAGCGGATTGTCGTGGGCCGGCGGTGTTTCAAGGATCTCCTCCAGCGCGGCCTGACCTTCACGCGCGGCAACAAGGCCCATCAGTTCGGCGACCGTCAGGACGCGCGAAGGATCGGGCTCTGCGACTTCGCCGGTAAAGGCGTGCCGGTTGCGCGCGAAAGCCGCCATCGCCGCCGCCAGCGCGTTTTCAGCAAGGCTATGGAACTGCGCCATCAGCGCCGAGGGGCTGCGGCTGTGCGACAGCCAGTTGAAGGCCAGCCAGACCTGTTCCGGCGTGGTCACATCATAGCCCGCGCGGAAGTCACCACCGTCAAGACAGATCGGCGGCGGCGAGACCTCGGCGCCGCCGCGGTCGCAAAGATCGGGATTGGTCTCCATCGCGGTCATCAGATGCGCCGCGATCAGATGCGCGCTGGCGCCGTCGAAAGGATAGCTCGCATGGGAGGGCTTGCCCACGACCATCGCAAACGGCAGGAGCTTGCCGATCGTGCCTTTGTAGATTGCCCGGCCCCCGGCGCCGTCGCCCTGATCGCTGGTCGCATCCAGATTGATGCCGCCCGCAATCTCAAGATCCCATTCGCGCGCGAGCTCGGGCAGGATGTCACGAAAGGCCCGCATCCCCTGCGAACTCGCCTCTTCATCCGGCGTCATGACGAGCAGCAGATTGCCCTCTGCCGCGCCGGCACCCGCGAAATTCTCCAGCGTGGTGATCCCGGCGGCAATGCCGCTTTTCATATCGAGAAGACCGCGCCCCGGCAGGAAGTCACCGCTTTCGAAATCGGCCCGCGCCTTTTCCTCGGCTGCGGAAAGCGGGCGGCTGGCCAGATCCTGGCGCAGCGCGGCCAGCAGTGGTCCGGGCGAGAAGGCCAGATCTGCAAGGTCACGGTAATTCGCGGCGGAAACCACATCATAATGGCCCGCAAGCACCAGGGTCCGCCGCCCGGCCCCGCGCAAAAGCCCGACCACGATCTGCCGCTGCGGATCGCCATGGCTGCCGATCAGCCGCACCCGTTCAGGATGATCCGCGAAACAGGGCAGCCCGCGCAAAAGGGCTGCAGCTTTCTCGCCAAAGGCCGCTTCGCCCGGGGTGCCGGTCTCGCTCGCCCATTCCACAAGGCGCAGGGCATGATCCAGGCAGCGCGCTGCGTTTTTACCCTGAACCGCGCGCCCGATCTGGCTGCCGCCGGGCTGTTCTTCATTCGCCATCGATCATCCTCACCGGCATGTCATTCTCACCCTGTCCGGGCGGCACAAAGGCCTCTCCCGTCAGGGCCTCGACCGATGACAGGGCCACCGTCACCAGTTCATTTTCCTCGAAAAGCCCGCCCGCAAGCCGGCCCTCCAGCCAGAGCCCGTCCATCAGCGCATTGATCGCCACGGCGAGCCGATGGGCGCGTACCGGATCGATCTCTTTGCCGCGCGAGGCCAGGAAAGCCACGATCAGGCGCTGCAGCTTGTTGCGAAAGGCCAGATAGCCCTCGCAATGGATCCCGGCCAGCGTCGGGTCATGGCTCACCTGGCTGATAAAAGCCGACCAGAGCGCCAGATTTCGGTTGTTGGAAACCGGCTCGGTCAGATTGGCCACAATGAAACGGCGCAGGTTCTCCGCCGCCGATCCTGCATCTTCCTCATCGGTGAAGGTCAGGACAGAGACCACCCTACGATACGCCTCCTGCAAGAGGATCTCTTTGCTTTCAAAGTGATGCGCGATCAGACCGGGGGCAACCCCGGCCTGTTTCGCAATCTCGCGGAAGGTTGCGCCCTGCAGCCCCGACTGCGCAATCACGTCCAGCGCCGCCTCGACCAGATCGCCCCGGCGTTGCGCCTCGGGGATCCGCCGCCAGGCCGGGGCCTTTGTCATGCCGCTTGCCGGTGCACCGGACGGGTGAGGCAGGTCGGCCCGCCTTCGCAGGCGATGCAAAGCGCGTCGCCCTCGAAGGTTTCCACGGTGCAGCCGGCAGCTTCAAGTGCGGCCGTGGTTTTCGGGAAACCGCTGAGCATGATCAGCTCAGACGGGCGGGTCGGCAGCACATTGAGGCTGAGGCCGTTGCTGGCGAGGAATTCATCCTTCGGCGCCTCGACAATGCGGATGCCGCGCTGTTTCAAAAGCCTGTAAAGCGCGACCGGCAGCAGCGGCAGGAAGGCCAGCACCAGGTCATCCGCCAGCGGGCTCAGCACCGACAGGAGATGCAGGCAGGCGGCCTCACCATCCCAGAGCGGCAGGTCAAAGGCGATGACGCTGATGCCATCGGGGGCAAGGATTGCAGTCAGCTGGTCGATGCCCTGCTGATTGGTGCGGATGCCGCGCCCGACGAGCAGCGTTTTTGGGTCAAGCCAGATACAGTCACCGGCCTCGACGGTTGCCTCGCCGGTGATCCGGCCTGCAACCGGAATCTGATGCTGCTGATAGACGGCCTCGTGCAGAGCGGGTTCATCCCGACGGCGCAGCTTGCCCATATTGAGGATGATCGCGCCCTTGTCGGTCATCAGCGAAGGGTCATGTGTGAACATCGCATCGGCAAGGCCGTCGTCCTGATCCTCAAGCCAGATGATCTCGGCCCCGGCCTTCACGATCAGATCGGCAAAGCCCTGATATTGCGCGATGGCTTTGGTGCTGTCGAAGGGGGTCACATAGTTCCAGTCAGCGGGATCGGCCTTGATAAGGCTCGCCCCCGGGCGGCGCATCATCACCTTCAGCAAAGGCGCCGACATTTCCTGTGAACCGTATTGTGCCATGGGTCTCTCTCTTGTCGCGCGTCACGATATCTTATTGGTCAGGTGATCAATAAGATCGGAAGGGCCATGCCGTCAAGGCCCTCGCCACGCGCCGCAGAGGAGTGAATTTGCGCCATGTTTCGTGGACGCCCCTCGCTGATTCTGAGGCGAGGTGGCCATGACGGGGCCATGCAATTTCACGGACGGGTTCAGGGGGGATACGGTCGCGCAGATCGCCGGGCGGGGCTACCCGGTCAGTGAGGTTTCTGAGCGACCCGGGGTGAGACAGCATTCGCTCTGTGCCTCGAAGCGCAAATTCGCGTATCTGAAGCGCAGGCATGTGAGGAACGGGATGCTGTCGCCTGCCGGGTGCTCGCAGGTATCAAAGGATGCTGCCTGAGCTGTGCAGATATGCTCAACTTATGAGCGAATTTGCACAATATAACGCCATCCCGGGCGCACCAACACTGTGATACCCAGCCGGCGGCTGATCCGAGCAAGCGAAGCCCGGGCCTGCTTACGAGCTTTTTTTTCGGCGGCATGAAACCGAACATGCCGACCTTTCGTTTAGTCGTGGTGCTGTGAGTTTAAAACAAGGCTTCAACAGAAGGTGTATCGTATAGTGTCGCAACAGTTGTTGGTAAAAAGAAACGAAGTCAGACAATACGCGTATCCAGATGAATCCAGCGATTCAGTTACAGAAGCCGAGAAGCGGCTTGAGATCCACAGGACGGTCGGTCGGGTCTTTGAAGGGATCGAAGGCCTTGGTGTGCTGACGATGCAGGATGCGGGCGCAGAGCAGGACGAAGGTATCAGCCGCGTTACGTATCAATTCAATCAGCTCAGGTTATCTGGCTCTGACGCCTCAGCAGCGAAATTTGCAGCCTGCTTTTACTGCCGCTCCGATGTTGACCGGGCTCTCATCACGAATGAGCTCCGTCTGGGACTTTGGGCACCCCCTTCGTTTCAGTCAAACTGGATCGTGGTTGCCAGCAAGATTGTCGTTAACCAGTTTCAACTCGCAGGGATGAAAGTGCGATGGGATGGTTCAAAATACATGAGGCCAGTCGTTCATCTGGCATAGTGAACTGACCGGTCAATGGCCCGGCAGCTTTGACAGTGTCATACTATGCGAACAGCCCTCTTCGACCGGCCGTTTTGCCCGAGTGGCCTTGGCCCATCTGGTGGCAGGGTACATGAAGATTGGACGGCAGACCCCGGCCGGGTTGGGCCGGAGCTTCGCCGCATAACTGGGCCTGATGTTGTGCAACCCACAAAGCACCACGTAAGCTCCCGTTGCTCAGCTGATCCAAACAGGCAAAGCAAGTGCTCTGCCCCCTGGAAACTGGACCGTCTTAAGCTGGAGTTTTCGGCTAGTTTTCCCTGGCTGGGAGAGGAGCTGAAGACGATGAAGGCATCGAAGTTCACGGAAGCGCAGAAGGCGTTCATTCTGAAGCAGGGCGAGGAAGGCACGCCTGTTGCCGAGATCTGCCGCAAGGCGGGGATCAGCCAGGCCACATACTTCAACTGGAAGAAGCGTTATGGCGGGTTGCTTCCCGATGAGATGCGGCGGTTGAAGGCGCTTGAGGACGAGAATGCACGGCTGAAGAAGATCGTGGCGGACCTGACGCTCGACCGCGAGATGCTGCAGGACGTCATCCGCCGAAAGCTCTGAGGCCTGTCCGGACGCGCAAGCTTGTTGACGGGCTTCTGGTTGACTGGGGTGTCTCGATCCGACGGGCCTGCCAGGCGCTGCGGTTCGACACTTCGAGCTACCATTACAAATCCCGTCGCACCGGGCAGGCCGGCCTCGAACTGCGGATCCGCGAGATCTGCGAAACGCGTGTGCGCTATGGCTACCGGCGCATCCATGTGCTGCTGCGGCGGGAGGGCTGGCAGGTGAACATCAAGAAGACACGCAGGATTTACAATGAGTTGGGCCTGCAGCTGCGCAACAGGCATCCGAAGCGCCGGGTGAAGACGAGGGTCCAGGCGATCCGACCGTGCGCCGAACCGCCGCCGATGCCCAGCCCACCAGATACGAGACACCCCTGATGCCTGGCCCGAAACCCAGCACCCGCAATGCCGAGGTCGACTTCCGGGGCAAGCGGCACTCGAATGCAACGCATGTCTCAACCACCGACCCTGACGCGCGGCTTTACAAAAAATCGCCGGGCACCGGGGCCATGCTTTGCTTCATCGGCCATGCGATCATGGAAAATCGTAGCGGGCTGATCGTTCAGGCCGACCTCACGGGCGCCAGCGGCCGGGCGGAACGGCGGGCCGCGCTCGACATGATCCACCGTTACGACCCCGGTTTGACCCCGCGGCTGACGCTGGGAGCCGACAAAGGATATGATACGGCAGAGTTCGTTACCGACCTGCGGCAAGCTTGCGTCACGCCGCGCGTCGCCCAGCGAGCCCGTCATTCCGCGATCGACGGGCGCACCACCAGGCACAAAGGCTATGCGCTGTCGCTCAAGCACCGCAAG encodes:
- a CDS encoding TetR family transcriptional regulator C-terminal domain-containing protein translates to MTKAPAWRRIPEAQRRGDLVEAALDVIAQSGLQGATFREIAKQAGVAPGLIAHHFESKEILLQEAYRRVVSVLTFTDEEDAGSAAENLRRFIVANLTEPVSNNRNLALWSAFISQVSHDPTLAGIHCEGYLAFRNKLQRLIVAFLASRGKEIDPVRAHRLAVAINALMDGLWLEGRLAGGLFEENELVTVALSSVEALTGEAFVPPGQGENDMPVRMIDGE
- a CDS encoding ABC transporter permease subunit (The N-terminal region of this protein, as described by TIGR01726, is a three transmembrane segment that identifies a subfamily of ABC transporter permease subunits, which specificities that include histidine, arginine, glutamine, glutamate, L-cystine (sic), the opines (in Agrobacterium) octopine and nopaline, etc.); the protein is MISDILQFLPPLIKALPLTLMLTAVAGTLGLFFGIILALARISGYRILVWPSFTLGLVMRGTPLLVQLYLVYYGLGELLPGTWVRHSWLWPYLRNAIWYAILVLTISQACYNAEVLRGAILAVPKGQIEAARAVGMSPGRIFRRITLPQAFHAALPVLASDVIILLKATSLASTVTIMEVLGTARALQRETMMILEPLIAAAIIYFVVVLILTQLTSLLERKATSYRAR
- a CDS encoding ATP-binding cassette domain-containing protein, with the protein product MANDIALAVRDIRKKFGPLEVLKGISLEARRGDVISLIGQSGSGKSTLLRCINYLETPDSGEIIVGNEVIRARPVKGRMPRADRRQLELVRQRLGMVFQNFNLWAHMTVLENIIEGPRHLLGLTRDQAVAEAELLLEKVGIREKRDSYPSRLSGGQQQRVAIARALAMNPEVMLFDEPTSALDPELVQEVLQVIKGLAAEGRTMILVTHEMALARDISSEVVFLHQGLVEERGAPSDMMSNPKSDRLRQFLRMVA
- a CDS encoding transporter substrate-binding domain-containing protein, with translation MKKTLLSMAVLAAVSTAAHAEPLRLGVSPEPYMPMTSFDSSGTWVGIEAELTNLLCADIPEGCEIRQMTWEALIPALQEKKFDFIVGAFSVTDKRREVVDFSTPYVYAQTDVIGAKADSRPLALVKDPNGEGEVLSAEGLDGVIFGVQAATIQANYIAAYLPDNGTQNYNNADNAISDLMAGRVDYIVVDSDYGKDFLTSADGADYETKMRLPNNIVLGEGVAYAVRKGDAETLDKVNTALEKLLEAGTAKEILTKWGRE
- a CDS encoding arginine deiminase family protein, producing MTTTPVYRFNSVILRAPSRSIVNGLRAVDTGNPTYEGVKAEHEAYIAALTDAGCEVTLLPALEEFPDSVFVEDPALVFSEGAVILRPGAETRMRETQHIAPVLREKFATVLELAEGGYADGGDILTTPDQVMIGLSARTDRKGPRRCRIV
- a CDS encoding M20/M25/M40 family metallo-hydrolase, with the translated sequence MANEEQPGGSQIGRAVQGKNAARCLDHALRLVEWASETGTPGEAAFGEKAAALLRGLPCFADHPERVRLIGSHGDPQRQIVVGLLRGAGRRTLVLAGHYDVVSAANYRDLADLAFSPGPLLAALRQDLASRPLSAAEEKARADFESGDFLPGRGLLDMKSGIAAGITTLENFAGAGAAEGNLLLVMTPDEEASSQGMRAFRDILPELAREWDLEIAGGINLDATSDQGDGAGGRAIYKGTIGKLLPFAMVVGKPSHASYPFDGASAHLIAAHLMTAMETNPDLCDRGGAEVSPPPICLDGGDFRAGYDVTTPEQVWLAFNWLSHSRSPSALMAQFHSLAENALAAAMAAFARNRHAFTGEVAEPDPSRVLTVAELMGLVAAREGQAALEEILETPPAHDNPLALSRALCTRLVARAGLNGPAIVLGFGSLHYPHSHLDPDRTDDAALISAIETARQEIFAATGVEICWRDTFVGISDMSFLGNVPAPEDARIVAENTPARRYIDHVPDNALRFPVVNIGPWGREYHQRLERVHAPYAFETLPDFLTAIVARFFDRDSDAQVGRRCRAPHRPLWTMSRNSPDRNAESSLSAGQASRQRSGSAARAREIRDDLRRPSGALTRRGLNKAEPFVRMH
- a CDS encoding arginine deiminase family protein; this translates as MAQYGSQEMSAPLLKVMMRRPGASLIKADPADWNYVTPFDSTKAIAQYQGFADLIVKAGAEIIWLEDQDDGLADAMFTHDPSLMTDKGAIILNMGKLRRRDEPALHEAVYQQHQIPVAGRITGEATVEAGDCIWLDPKTLLVGRGIRTNQQGIDQLTAILAPDGISVIAFDLPLWDGEAACLHLLSVLSPLADDLVLAFLPLLPVALYRLLKQRGIRIVEAPKDEFLASNGLSLNVLPTRPSELIMLSGFPKTTAALEAAGCTVETFEGDALCIACEGGPTCLTRPVHRQAA
- a CDS encoding ABC transporter permease subunit (The N-terminal region of this protein, as described by TIGR01726, is a three transmembrane segment that identifies a subfamily of ABC transporter permease subunits, which specificities that include histidine, arginine, glutamine, glutamate, L-cystine (sic), the opines (in Agrobacterium) octopine and nopaline, etc.) — its product is MDSKWELLGWGDAGWGDQLLHGFMMTIVVSVIAYALSLTIGLLAALSKLSASRILRGIANTYTTIVRSLPELLVILIVYFSLVGGAEKLLKSLGLVSDRFEFSGFWAAVVALAFVNGAFMTEVMRAGILAVPKGQTEAAEAIGMPRALLFRRIVLPQMLRHSVPGLGNLWLAITKESAVVAVLGTFNELLFTAYRAAGVTKEYGLFYSVVAAAFLLISLVSMAIIHRIEKRVGRGF